The following coding sequences are from one Streptomyces dengpaensis window:
- a CDS encoding integrase core domain-containing protein: MGAVDKDIEILTLRHQLAVLQRQIDRPRVTRADRAFLAALLHRLPRPKLRQLYLIVSPETVLRWHRDLMRRRHGAASRRRRSGRPPTRRSIQALVLRLARENNSWGYRRVHGELAVLGIKVAPSTVWEILRAHGIEPAPERARQTWAAFLRGQAHAILACDFFTVTTLNGATLYVFAVIEHANRRIRILGATAHPTAGWVTQAARNLVMDLQDAGATITHLIRDRDSKFTRAFDSVFEDEGIEIVTTGIRVPRMNSITERWVQTCRHELLDRTLIWNQAHLLHALGEFESFHNQHRPHRTLHSAAPLRPLPEPITEPDRFDRLDIHRHDRLGGLLHEYAHAA, from the coding sequence TGTCCTGCAGCGGCAGATCGACAGGCCACGCGTAACACGGGCGGACCGCGCTTTCCTGGCCGCGCTCCTCCACCGGCTCCCCAGGCCCAAGCTGCGGCAGCTGTACCTGATCGTCTCGCCGGAGACGGTGCTGAGGTGGCACCGGGACCTCATGCGCCGTCGCCACGGGGCTGCCTCTCGCCGCAGGCGCTCTGGCAGGCCGCCGACCCGTCGCTCCATCCAGGCCCTCGTCCTGCGCTTGGCCCGCGAGAACAACTCCTGGGGGTATCGGCGTGTCCACGGTGAACTCGCCGTGCTCGGCATCAAGGTGGCACCCTCCACGGTCTGGGAGATCCTACGAGCGCACGGGATCGAGCCGGCGCCCGAACGCGCCCGTCAGACCTGGGCCGCGTTCCTGCGTGGCCAGGCCCACGCGATCCTGGCCTGCGACTTCTTCACCGTCACTACCCTGAACGGCGCGACCCTTTACGTCTTCGCCGTCATCGAGCACGCCAACCGCCGCATCCGCATTCTCGGCGCGACCGCCCACCCCACCGCCGGCTGGGTCACCCAAGCCGCGAGGAACCTCGTCATGGACCTCCAGGACGCCGGCGCCACCATCACACACCTGATCAGGGACCGCGACAGCAAGTTCACCCGCGCATTCGACTCCGTCTTCGAGGACGAAGGCATCGAGATCGTCACCACCGGCATCCGCGTGCCCCGCATGAACTCGATCACGGAACGCTGGGTACAGACCTGCCGACACGAACTCCTCGACCGCACCTTGATCTGGAACCAGGCCCACCTGCTCCACGCGCTCGGCGAGTTTGAGTCCTTCCACAACCAGCATCGGCCTCACCGCACCCTGCACAGCGCGGCACCCCTGCGGCCGCTCCCCGAACCGATCACCGAACCGGACCGGTTCGACCGCCTCGACATCCACCGACATGACCGACTCGGCGGCCTCCTCCACGAGTACGCACACGCGGCCTGA
- a CDS encoding transposase, which yields MENLRNLLALARTGADRHQVGHVRWKFLTWCADSDILEVRTLAATVDRWWTEIAAFIDTGRSNAKSEGINRVIKLVARKAVLSCGSLPFVDRVVAGVDGGQRDRHRDHPHARHGHPARATPADRLRSTARHRARGGGATIDG from the coding sequence CTGGCCCGCACCGGGGCCGACCGCCACCAAGTCGGCCATGTCCGCTGGAAGTTCCTCACCTGGTGCGCGGACTCCGACATCCTCGAAGTCCGTACCCTTGCTGCCACCGTCGACCGCTGGTGGACCGAGATCGCCGCGTTCATCGACACAGGCCGCAGTAACGCCAAGAGCGAGGGCATCAACCGCGTGATCAAGCTCGTCGCCCGCAAAGCTGTGTTGAGTTGCGGTAGTCTCCCATTTGTCGACCGCGTCGTAGCCGGCGTCGATGGCGGTCAACGAGACCGTCATCGCGATCACCCGCACGCCCGCCACGGCCACCCGGCCCGTGCCACGCCAGCAGACCGCCTCCGGAGCACCGCCCGTCACCGAGCACGCGGCGGAGGCGCGACGATAGATGGGTGA
- a CDS encoding BTAD domain-containing putative transcriptional regulator — MPVPSKGIVVRERLSQRLRGLLERHTVVNVFATAGAGKTTAVALAVSDLDRPVAWLSLDGTEQAGRLLVYLEVAAEGAVPSAADVASDALSSSLHIGEAAGLLAESLQGSRLILVCDNVERVAPDETCVAVLSSFARYLPSGVNLVLISRVDVRVDLGSTSEFGRVGELVESDLSFDAQEAAAALRTVGRADVDPVQAVAATGGWVMGVLFEGWRHTRSHTMDPDLLRCYVAANVFNFLSLTERTFLLHTSLLEEVSVGGARALGQENAAQVMADLRARHLPVTWSSDGSRMTAHPVFRDFLLEAMGREDAKTLDMVRRRYADVLIASGEHEEAVDELLRLGDLEAAGRLAAVALPSLVARMDFAAAARWLDALGASVRNLTPEIGSVILRIAFALEQCARGVELIDRHGYAWLPEPEAPNFEEAHVLACWCLWHSGRIEEVRSLADRLPPGRNRQIALTMIALATGEEPPPFPEFSTTPSGPLDGLLMRLSFVRGRLEGLDDPGSFDPWRTVLGGPWVVAALRATGRLDAAMAMYERRRGSSQPVWLQGVDAVDLMLDLGRGEEAWSLLKRGRDLIASTGSKVYWNMSLLAEAKLWLRLEGNRQRADCVLAAAAANGVLDYALTRETWQMWSGLSMLLQNRDAEARDYLTECLRSMQKGDCHLDLPTAAVYLAEAQWRLGLEDESDATADLAMASASMQGTQHLLLTALADVPSVAARAADTKSSRMSPWHEILAVLSGQRPVRVNVSTPRLVLEEFGEPTLMIDGNVTRPRLTKSLELLSYLLWAPNRRATREELVRALFSGRNDAAGRSYLRQALYRLREALPEGLSPVQDGDVFQLVGASLAMGSAQQAVDLIAQAGRQDGEIRLQTLSRALSSAERGPYLATISSEWVAERRVALRETFVSARVDAAKLAYRMNRYREAKGLVDSVLREDPYREQAWRLAITLAHASGSDDAVLALYQRYVMRMGELGVPPADEVRRLLTQLRR, encoded by the coding sequence ATGCCGGTGCCGTCGAAGGGCATCGTCGTTCGCGAAAGGCTCAGTCAACGGCTGAGGGGGTTGCTCGAACGCCACACCGTGGTGAACGTGTTCGCGACGGCTGGGGCCGGCAAGACCACGGCGGTGGCCCTGGCCGTCAGTGACCTCGACAGGCCCGTTGCCTGGCTGTCACTCGACGGTACCGAGCAGGCGGGCCGCCTGCTCGTCTATCTCGAGGTCGCTGCTGAGGGTGCTGTCCCCAGCGCAGCCGATGTGGCGTCTGATGCCCTGAGCAGCAGTCTTCACATCGGTGAGGCAGCGGGACTGCTGGCGGAAAGCCTCCAGGGCAGTCGGCTCATTCTCGTGTGCGACAACGTGGAACGAGTCGCCCCCGACGAGACCTGCGTGGCCGTGCTGTCGTCCTTCGCTCGCTACCTGCCGTCCGGCGTGAACCTTGTCCTGATCTCGCGCGTCGACGTCCGCGTCGACTTGGGCTCGACGAGCGAGTTCGGCCGGGTGGGTGAGCTGGTCGAGAGCGATCTTTCTTTCGACGCCCAGGAAGCCGCCGCAGCCCTGCGAACCGTCGGTCGCGCCGACGTGGATCCGGTTCAGGCCGTGGCGGCGACGGGGGGCTGGGTTATGGGCGTCCTGTTCGAGGGCTGGCGCCATACACGCTCTCACACGATGGATCCCGACCTGCTGCGGTGCTATGTCGCAGCGAACGTCTTCAACTTCCTTTCCCTGACGGAAAGAACGTTCCTCCTGCACACCAGTCTACTGGAAGAGGTGTCGGTGGGCGGCGCCCGGGCCCTGGGCCAGGAGAACGCGGCGCAGGTCATGGCAGACCTCCGCGCCCGGCACCTTCCCGTGACGTGGTCCTCGGACGGTTCGCGTATGACGGCGCACCCGGTCTTCCGAGACTTCCTGCTCGAGGCCATGGGACGGGAGGATGCCAAGACGCTCGACATGGTTCGTCGCAGGTACGCCGACGTCCTGATCGCCAGCGGCGAGCACGAGGAAGCCGTCGACGAATTGCTCCGGCTCGGTGACCTGGAGGCGGCTGGGCGGCTGGCTGCCGTAGCACTCCCCAGCCTCGTTGCGCGGATGGACTTCGCGGCGGCGGCACGTTGGCTCGATGCACTGGGAGCGTCGGTCCGGAATCTGACGCCGGAGATCGGATCGGTCATCCTGCGCATTGCGTTCGCACTCGAGCAATGTGCTCGCGGAGTGGAGCTCATCGATCGCCATGGATATGCCTGGCTTCCGGAGCCGGAGGCTCCCAACTTCGAGGAGGCCCATGTCCTGGCCTGTTGGTGCCTCTGGCACTCCGGACGGATCGAGGAGGTGCGGTCCCTCGCCGACCGGCTGCCCCCCGGCAGGAACCGGCAGATCGCGTTGACAATGATCGCACTGGCTACCGGCGAGGAGCCGCCGCCCTTCCCCGAGTTCTCGACCACGCCGTCCGGCCCGCTCGACGGTCTGCTGATGCGGCTCTCCTTCGTGCGCGGTCGCCTTGAAGGACTCGACGACCCGGGTTCGTTCGATCCGTGGCGCACTGTCCTCGGGGGTCCCTGGGTCGTTGCTGCATTGCGCGCCACAGGTCGCTTGGACGCCGCGATGGCCATGTACGAGCGTCGTCGCGGTTCGTCGCAGCCGGTTTGGTTGCAGGGCGTCGACGCCGTCGATCTCATGCTGGACCTTGGCCGCGGAGAAGAAGCCTGGTCCTTGCTTAAGCGGGGGCGGGACCTCATTGCGTCAACAGGCTCGAAGGTGTACTGGAACATGAGCCTTCTCGCTGAAGCCAAGCTGTGGCTGCGCCTCGAAGGCAACAGGCAACGTGCCGACTGCGTGCTAGCGGCGGCGGCTGCCAACGGCGTCTTGGACTATGCCCTGACGCGCGAGACGTGGCAGATGTGGTCGGGTCTGTCGATGCTTCTGCAGAACAGGGATGCCGAGGCGCGCGACTACCTAACAGAATGCCTCCGGAGCATGCAGAAGGGAGACTGCCATCTCGATCTCCCGACGGCCGCCGTGTACCTGGCCGAGGCGCAATGGCGCCTCGGCCTCGAGGACGAGTCCGACGCCACGGCCGACCTCGCGATGGCCTCCGCCTCGATGCAGGGAACACAGCACCTGCTGCTGACGGCCCTTGCGGACGTGCCGTCGGTTGCGGCCAGAGCTGCGGACACCAAGTCCAGCCGCATGTCGCCCTGGCACGAGATCCTCGCCGTCCTCTCGGGCCAACGTCCCGTACGCGTGAACGTGAGTACGCCCCGACTCGTCCTTGAGGAGTTCGGCGAGCCGACCCTCATGATCGACGGAAACGTGACCCGGCCCCGGCTGACGAAGAGTCTCGAACTCCTCAGCTACCTGCTCTGGGCGCCCAATCGGAGGGCGACACGCGAGGAGCTTGTCAGGGCGCTCTTCAGTGGCCGCAACGATGCCGCCGGGCGCAGCTATCTGCGGCAGGCGCTGTACCGGCTTCGCGAGGCACTGCCCGAGGGCCTGAGCCCGGTTCAGGACGGCGACGTCTTCCAACTGGTCGGCGCCTCGCTGGCGATGGGGTCGGCGCAACAGGCGGTCGACCTCATAGCTCAGGCCGGGAGACAGGACGGAGAGATCCGTCTCCAGACGTTGTCGCGTGCACTCAGCAGTGCCGAGAGGGGGCCCTACCTGGCGACCATCTCCAGTGAATGGGTCGCCGAGCGCCGCGTGGCCCTGCGCGAGACCTTCGTGTCGGCGCGAGTGGACGCAGCCAAGCTCGCCTATCGAATGAACCGTTATCGCGAGGCGAAGGGACTGGTCGACAGCGTGCTTCGCGAGGATCCGTACCGCGAGCAGGCCTGGCGGCTCGCCATCACGCTGGCGCATGCCAGCGGCAGCGATGACGCCGTGCTGGCGCTCTACCAACGGTACGTCATGCGGATGGGGGAGCTGGGCGTGCCGCCGGCCGACGAGGTTCGTCGACTGCTCACGCAGCTGCGCCGATAG